GTTGATAAGTGGATGGTTCTGATTTTCCTAGTAATTGTCTCGCAACATGCCCAAAAGAGTCAGTTCCATTAACCTTATAATAATCTTGGACATTTCTTTTATAGTATGAGCTTGCTGACGACCTTGTTTCAAGCTTCGAATTAGATGGTTCTGctgaagaaaaaacaaacaaaaacccgAAGAAAAGGAATGTGATCAGTGCTGATTTTAGCACTGAATTATTTCTACGTGATACCCGTTTTTTCCGGAATTCAACCATGTTTACCTTTCCCCTTCTGGTTGAGTAATCAATTTGAAAACTACTACCCCATGGAATACACATCCATTATCATTGAAATTATGAGCAAATCACCCAATCTGAAACTGAGAAAATTTACACAGAAGAAAATGTTTGTCGACTGAAACTTCGATGAATTTTACAAGAATAGCTTATTGCTATATATATGAAAATTAATacagcaaaaataaaaacagaaaacccCCAAAATTAATTGTTATAACAAACCAAAGGAACCATCAGTAGAACCTAATTCTAACAGAATACTGTTAGGAACTAATAACAGAATCTAGAAGCAAAGAAATGATTCAACTACTTCCTTCCAGTAGACCAGTAAACATTTTCAAGAATTTGGACCAGCACGCATATATATATGCATGCCCAAATACATGTTATATAATTGAGACAGGCTGAcctgttagttattgaagactaattaattatttcctaaagttagacgcggttatttagggaaggggtttcctaaaccggttagaattcttggtggtcaggtttgtaacctatataaataggtagttaggccttgtagaatttgtgcattgtgtagaaaacgattaagagatcggtgagagatttcttgtatagcttttaggtctaatgctagggtttcgttgtgagagcatattggtgaggaacaagagacaaggttatcgtctcgggtaattgttgcggtgtaaccaagggtttgctgggattcacacgacgttgtaatcgttttttcttcatactggatttgagttggtgcggctcaaagtggacgtagacaatatatacaagttgtatgtattggtcgaaccactataaatcttgtgtcttgtgagttgatttatctttctcgtattattatggttggttgtgcttggtttacttattattcatcataatatctcaagatccattATTCCGCGGTTTtcagtgattattccctaagaaaatcctgacaactggtatcagagctcgggttagagctttagggtttatcgtagtacgattggagtgggagttatggaTGATAATAACGAAAatacggtagctagggttaaagtttttaataggaagaactttgcgttttggaagtctcagatggaagactacctatatgagaaagaccttgatcacaagtgtgtagccgtgatccgtagatgtctagtggaggaagtctacaataacgtacaagaggaaactagcacgaaggatcttatggataaacttgaaaagttgtatcaaaagtcatcagcctcggggaggattatgttgtgtgaacaattatttaatctgaagatgtaagaaggcgaagcgatttcagcacatcttgggaagtttaaatcaattatttctcagctttcaaaagttagtattacttttgatgatgaagttcaagcttcacggttgttgtcgtcattaccaaagagttgggagactgcaaggacaaccattagcaattctgcagggagcgagaagttgaagcttgatgatgtgcagcaaaggttgatcgctgaagaggagagaagaataaaacaaggttatgtttctagatcttcaagctcggccttaagtatgcatgatgaagatagaggcaggagttcaaataggaacaacaacaagactagatggaagtctagaggaaaGTCTAGGGGAGGTCTCAATCCCggcctagaggtgttgttgagtagGACACTACAAGTgcgattgtccggaaaacaaaggtgctaataatggtggaaacaaaggtaatcaagaagaggtcaacgtagttgcagctgcggaaccagtgaaggtccttgttgataacaagaagatgattacggaaggttttctactactctctgaggacaagcaagatgagtcttggattagcttctttccatgcaacgggtgataagagtattatgatctcttataaagaaagatattatggccaagtattcttgggtgacggtgaagcatgcgacatcatcggtttgggtgatgtgatcttgaaagtcaatggttcgacatggaaattgaaggatgtacgacacgttccaaatttgaagaagaacttggtgtatgTGGGACAACTTTgcgatgatgactgtgaagttgtgttaacgaaacacaattggaaagtaaagaaaggggctatggtattagctcgtggagttagagtcaatactctataccggacttcagatggaactactttagcagtggctagtagtgatgaagacactaacttatggcatagaagattagggcacatgagtgagaagaacatgaagattctatgttcgggaggatatctacctaaggtgaagtctgttgatatgagtttttgtgaagactgtgttcttgtaaaacaaaaacgggttagtttcagcagagaatgaagagacttgAGAAGTCCAAAACTTAatttggttcacacggatgtatggggaccaattgatgttgcatctcacagcgggttccagtattatgtcacctttattgatgatcactcaaggaaggtgtggctttacttcatgaagaataagtttgaggtatatgaagtgtttaagaagtggaaaccttggttgaaacagaaactggtctgaagttgaagtgtctactgtcagacaacggtggtgagtatgacaaaacagaattgttacagttatgtgctacaaatggaattcgtttggagaggacagttccaaggacacCATAGGAGAATGGAGTcgcagaacgtatgaattggacgttgaatgcacgtgcaagGTGCATGAGATTGCAGTCTGGTTTGCCCGAAACCTTCTCACTAGTCCAGAAAAGGCTATAAATGACGAATGAAATTTGTTATAAAACATAATTTACCACGATTTTCATCTGTTATTAgaaccgttatttatttggtgtgactctTTATAAATGACAAATACAAACTATTATATAAAATCACGGATTTTGTTTGTCAATAAAAATGACAAATAAAATTTGTTATTAAGAATAACAATAATTGTATATTATTTAAAGTGACGATACCTTTTTGTCATAAGTCATGTGTTCTAATATTATTTAAATTTGCAGcatatttatgatttttttaattaaaatatttatatTTGATATAAATTGTATTTACCAGAAAtttctgatttctttttttttttgttttggctgAATTCGAATTTAAAACTGAATCAGCTAAAGCTAAATTTGGAACTTAACGAGCTGAATCTGAAATATATTACATTTAAAATAAGAATTCAGTTCACACTacaaccaaaaaaaaaggataaactcATCCGGCATTTACAACTCAACACACTGAAAAAACTGAACTGAAACATTCAATCTACTGAAACTGCCACTTAATCTGCATTTTCTTCTGCATTCATACAGAAGTTTTGGCCACCTAAGCATAAGACCTAGTGAAACATCTCCAAAGTATCCCGTATACATCATATAACACCCAAATCGGATCCATTATTTCATTAACGAGACAGTTACATTCAGTATTGCTGGTGGCGTAGTAAAATGGGCAAATTAATAAAGTGTcctgcttcaaaccatataattaataaaccggccaaGCTTTTAAATTCTTTTAGAAACTGGCCTTTCTGTTAGAGTTGACACCTGGGCCCACCAGATCGGTCAGCTGCGTTGAATAAGTCAAACTCGGTAGGAGAATTTACGACTGTGCCCTTGCCCATTTAAAGACCCGTGTGGTGTAATCTCTCACCAcactttctctttctccctcgttctcttctccctcgttctgaaactagggttaggtattgaagctgtttgaaaagaaaaagaaaactgatgttattgaagttgtttttgcTGAAGACATAGATGTTAACAGAAAGACCAGAGTGTATTTGGAAGAAAAGTTCTACATATTTAGGGATTCAGAGATAGTGGTGATACAGTGAAGATGAGGTACAAACCGGGATTGAAACAGTCTGAATCAAGGTAAGATTAATGAAACCCGTGActtaatatatgatgaaaataattgtattgatagttaattaatttaatagatcgattgatttttagggtttatgttttttttcctttgtaattagggtttatttgaaaccaaatttttattgtttaattggggtttaattttcgtgattgggtgtttgattttaagtaatattgcttaattaggttttcattgggttttcataggtttatatctgattttgtttcatttgtgttgcagtcagttcaaatttaggaatatcagtgtatatgcggagccaaagaatgagactttggtatttcctgATTGCCATAGAGATGAAACAGACTTGATGACACTTAAGTATATGGTGTATAAGGGTTTGTCTATGGATGTTAAAGAGAAGTTTAATttatattggtttaaggaagaatgtctgccactgccattgttaaacaatgatgattttgataatttttgggAGGATTCTTTTGTAAATGAGGATGGATGTATATGTTTGTGGATGGGGATGAAAGACACAGTGTTTGGGACTCCAAAGACTACACCAAAGAAGAAGACAGTTAGTAAGGGAACCACCCCTAGAAGATCCCCGAGGCTAAATAGTGTGGATAAATCAGTTGAAGGTGCATCAAGAAAGCTGAGTTTCATGGATGTGCCCATGTCCAAACATTCTCAGGCTAGTAGAAGTGGTTGCAGTCAgtcaaaagctacaaatgaagttaagtttgttgaagatgtggacaatattcagctggaaaacaccaaagaagatgaatgtcacccaattgagaatccagaagctcctccagtatatgacagtgatgaagacattgagtatgggtcagatgaagaagaacaagaagagaaagaatCTGCATCATGGGTACATGGTACAATAGGAGGACTGAATCTGCATCATGGGTAGATGGTAATTTGGTTCCTACTGCTGTTACATTGATTAAGAAAATGTTGGAATTTGTGACTGACTATGGTGTTGACCCTTGTGTGGCTGGAGAGTTATATATGGTGACTAGTCCAAAGAATTCTGTGTTCACAGTGAACATACTTGCCAAGACTTGCTCTTGTTTGCAGTGGCAGTTGAGGGGGTTCCCCTGTATGCATGCAGTGAGTGCATTGCATAGCATAAGGCCACAATGGAGAaagtaagatttctctttttttaaatatgtgcttTGTCTCAGAACTTATTTATGAAATTTCTAGGCCTTAAATGTATCTAGCACTAACCTTTACATACTCTGCTTGAGCAGGTACTGCAGTGATTACTATTCAGTGGAGAACTATAAGGCCACATATGCACCAACTTTTGCACCACTAGATGATAAAAGTGAATGGGTCCAGGtactttttcttcttaaatttgtAACTATATGCCCTATTTATATTCTCAACTACATTGATATAAGTGCATTTGTTCTTGCAGCCAAACATGAACAAGAAGATCTTGAACCCTCCTCACAGTAGGAAACCAGGAAGACCCAAGAGTAAAAGGGTAAGAAGTTATGATGAACCTCGTGTtgagaagacaaaaaggaggtgtGGGAAATGTGGAAATGTTACTAACCACAACAAAAGAACATGTGCTGGTGGTGAAGTGGGATCTAATCCAACTGCAAAGAGGCAAAGGACTGAATGTGATGCACAAAGCTTCACCTTCAGCAACATAGAGCCAAGTCAGACCACCGGAGTTAGGGGTGCAGCTAAgtcaaacaagaagaagagaacggCATCATTTGTTGGTGAATGTTTTACAGGGCCTGGCAGTCAGCCTTTGGAAACACCATCTTCTACTCCAGCTTCCACAACACCTATGAGTCTGCCATCTATAGCACCATCTTCTACTCCACCCTCTACAATAAATAACCTTTATCAGAACTTCTTTGGCATTGGATCTGTATCTCAGAATATAAAACAAGGAAAGGGAAGGGGAAATGGAAAGGCTAAGAAGAAATGATTTGagatccgttttctgattttttgtgtttaagaagacaatatttttttcttttgtagactTGAATTAATGCTGAATCAAAAGTGGATGGTTGTTTATTAGTACATTTGCAGGttacattttcagattgttgagttccttacatatagcattaagttgtaaacttgaatgcataattctgttttttgcagcaatgaagacttCATCTGAGACCCATTTAAAACCGTCACAATCTGTACAAGTGAGGTATGCTATGTTCTTGTTGTGTTCATTCTTGCAAAATTTCATCTCCATCTTTGATTTGCAGTGATCTTTGTTGCAGGTTTGATTTTGCAGTGGGCAGTTTTTGAAGCAATGACCAGATTCTCCGCAAGCGTAACAACCATTCTCTACTGGTAATTTCACCATCTTGCATTTGACAGGATCGATGGCATcgtcaaaccattcaaagtactgacaggttggaattgaacacttcaaaaacattttttcgtttgtttcttttgcttttgaacacaatagttgccttataccattacatggtatatatttgcacctggaATAAATCCAAGGACATACCTTTGGATCATGAATTCCCTGTGCACAGATAGAACATGAAATTAGGGGTTGTTTTAATCTTAATCTTaccttgctgctgctactgctgcctggagagtttacttcattttggctcatggctcatgtcttatttatttttatttttttgatctgttGAGTATGACAAATACTATGGTTCTTCTCTGCAGGGCCTAATTTATATGAATGAAGTTGAATCTGACCGTTACAAATCCAACCGTTACAAATCCGACCGTTGCAATGAGTCACCGAGTTGACTCGATACTGGTTTGGTTACGAACTCAGACGAGGGTTAAGTCGTCTTTTACCTAGCAGGTTAACTGCCACGTAGCCAGTTAACTACCTAAatccgttttttgaaaaaaacgggatggaaaatgtcaatatcggccagtttatataaagattcaaaaaaacggccagtttcttaaatatggttcaaaaaggtggttactttattaaaaagccctaGTAAAATCACCACAAGCACTTGCAACAGCTCCCTTTA
Above is a genomic segment from Papaver somniferum cultivar HN1 chromosome 10, ASM357369v1, whole genome shotgun sequence containing:
- the LOC113315956 gene encoding uncharacterized protein LOC113315956, whose product is MRYKPGLKQSESSQFKFRNISVYAEPKNETLVFPDCHRDETDLMTLKYMVYKGLSMDVKEKFNLYWFKEECLPLPLLNNDDFDNFWEDSFVNEDGCICLWMGMKDTVFGTPKTTPKKKTVSKGTTPRRSPRLNSVDKSVEGASRKLSFMDVPMSKHSQASRSGCSQSKATNEVKRTRRERICIMGTWYNRRTESASWVDGNLVPTAVTLIKKMLEFVTDYGVDPCVAGELYMVTSPKNSVFTVNILAKTCSCLQWQLRGFPCMHAVSALHSIRPQWRKYCSDYYSVENYKATYAPTFAPLDDKSEWVQQ